A DNA window from Hordeum vulgare subsp. vulgare chromosome 1H, MorexV3_pseudomolecules_assembly, whole genome shotgun sequence contains the following coding sequences:
- the LOC123449111 gene encoding AFG1-like ATPase, giving the protein MRAAVARSLRQLRRLARHHADGRTPVNRLTRQQNALILRSSASRSLCTVRHNDELGRFVSPAVESLRNMFSTAAADSIKDVPRGGPMVEYEKRIASGDLVDGDSFQVDTIQQLQRLYEDLVENEEACQLDRYQSSEKSGRRRWLWSRLIAQPSTHSPVKGLYLYGGVGTGKTMLMDLFYEQLPANWRKKRIHFHDFMLNVHSRLQMHKGVSDPLDMVAAEISDEAIILCLDEFMVTDVADAMILNRLFRHLFSKGVILVSTSNRAPDQLYEGGLQRNLFLPFIDTLKERCIAHPIGSAVDYRQLGSAGEGFYFIGNECSTVLKQKFQSLIGDEEPTPQTVEVVMGRHLQVPLGANGCAYFRFEDLCDKPIGAADYFGLFKKFHTLAVEGVPKFGYHNRTAAYRFVTLVDVMYENKGRLLCTAEAEPIELFKNVVTVAEAQKSSPRSSRSRKSDDPDLCVDNELGFAKDRSISRLTELNSREYLEDFEAKWQQPLHALDDGGDVVLA; this is encoded by the exons ATGAGAGCAGCAGTAGCTCGCTCGCTACGGCAGCTTCGCCGTTTGGCTCGTCACCACGCAGATGGCCGCACACCAGTAAACAGATTGACCAGGCAGCAGAACGCCCTCATCTTGCGTAGTTCGGCATCCCGCTCACTGTGCACAGTGCGCCATAATGATGAACTTGGCAGATTTGTGAGCCCAGCTGTGGAGTCACTGAGGAACATGTTCTCCACTGCCGCAGCTGATTCGATTAAAG ATGTTCCACGAGGTGGACCGATGGTGGAATATGAGAAGAGAATTGCATCAGGAGATCTTGTAGATGGGGATAGCTTTCAG GTTGACACGATTCAACAATTACAAAGGCTTTATGAGGATCTTGTAGAGAATGAAGAAGCCTGTCAGCTTGATAGATATCAGTCATCTGAGAAATCTGGAAG GAGAAGATGGCTATGGTCTCGCCTCATTGCTCAGCCTTCTACCCATTCACCAGTAAAGGGATTGTATCTATATGGAGGGGTCGGTACAGGGAAGACGATGCTTATGGACTTGTTCTATGAGCAACT GCCAGCTAATTGGAGGAAAAAGCGGATTCACTTTCACGATTTCATGTTGAATGTTCATAGTCGCCTGCAG ATGCATAAAGGTGTTTCAGACCCCCTTGATATGGTAGCAGCTGAGATTTCAGATGAAGCCATAATATTATGTCTTGATGAGTTTATG GTAACTGATGTTGCTGATGCTATGATACTGAACCGCCTGTTCAGACATCTGTTCAGCAAAGGCGTT ATTCTAGTTTCGACTTCTAATCGCGCTCCAGATCAGCTATATGAAGGTGGCCTGCAGCGAAACCTTTTCTTACCTTTCATTGACACCTTGAAA GAAAGGTGCATTGCACACCCCATTGGCTCTGCAGTAGACTACCGTCAACTGGGTTCG GCTGGAGAAGGTTTCTATTTTATTGGAAATGAATGCAGTACAGTTCTTAAACAGaaattccaatctttgattggagATGAGGAACCTACTCCTCAAACAGTCGAAGTCGTTATGGGACGGCATTTGCAG GTCCCACTGGGAGCAAATGGATGTGCATATTTCCGGTTTGAAGATCTTTGTGACAAACCTATAGGCGCAGCGGACTATTTTGGGCTATTTA AGAAGTTTCACACCCTTGCAGTTGAAGGTGTCCCTAAGTTTGGATATCATAACAGAACTGCAGCGTATCGGTTTGTCACGTTGGTTGAT GTAATGTATGAGAACAAGGGGAGGCTATTATGCACAGCCGAGGCCGAGCCGATAGAGCTATTCAAGAACGTCGTGACGGTCGCTGAAGCACAAAAAAGTTCACCTAGATCTTCACGCTCGCGGAAAAGTGACGATCCTGATCTCTGTGTGGACAATGAGCTAGGATTCGCCAAAGATCGTTCGATTAGCAG GTTGACAGAGCTCAACAGCAGAGAGTACTTGGAGGACTTCGAAGCAAAATGGCAACAGCCCCTGCACGCTCTAGATGACGGTGGCGATGTCGTACTAGCATGA